Proteins encoded together in one Vigna angularis cultivar LongXiaoDou No.4 chromosome 5, ASM1680809v1, whole genome shotgun sequence window:
- the LOC108339927 gene encoding uncharacterized protein LOC108339927, translated as MGKTSSKEWTRIYLIYGMDQWQTFVFLLCQAVLFSILSVLYLHYFNQISTLFETLLSIAAVHRGAARFVAGFTGSVTALSALCLFYAAANFFYSAVPLHSEMAQRMVDTVDEWSTVRLALDLGCCGRGILLNALAARLKKEGGSGRVIGFSGPNKARLAATLRAAKVEGVEEYVTCRTGDPTKLPFLDGSFHVVVSGTFLHTAGRGHRAEVAAAERGRAMTEVVRVLKEGGVGVVWDLVHVPEYVRRLQDMKMEDIRVSERVTAFMVSSHVVSFRKPTQHVHGPPEVRLDWRFC; from the coding sequence ATGGGAAAAACATCAAGCAAAGAATGGACGCGGATCTACCTCATCTACGGAATGGATCAGTGGCAAACCTTCGTCTTCCTTCTCTGTCAAGCCGTTCTCTTCTCGATTCTCTCAGTACTCTACCTTCACTACTTCAACCAAATCTCCACCCTTTTTGAGACCCTTCTCTCCATCGCCGCCGTACACCGCGGCGCCGCCCGCTTCGTGGCAGGGTTCACCGGCTCCGTCACGGCGCTCTCTGCCCTCTGCCTCTTCTACGCGGCGGCGAACTTTTTCTACTCCGCAGTGCCTCTTCATTCTGAGATGGCGCAGCGCATGGTGGACACCGTCGACGAGTGGTCCACGGTGCGCTTAGCGCTTGACCTTGGCTGCTGCGGACGCGGCATTTTGCTGAATGCATTAGCCGCCCGCCTTAAAAAGGAAGGAGGTTCGGGTCGGGTGATTGGATTCAGCGGTCCGAATAAGGCCAGGTTAGCGGCGACGCTTCGGGCCGCTAAGGTAGAGGGAGTGGAGGAGTATGTGACATGCCGCACAGGCGACCCGACCAAACTGCCGTTCTTGGACGGCAGCTTCCACGTTGTGGTGTCCGGGACGTTTTTGCACACGGCGGGAAGGGGGCACAGGGCGGAGGTGGCTGCGGCGGAGAGGGGAAGGGCGATGACGGAGGTGGTGAGGGTGTTGAAGGAGGGTGGCGTTGGGGTGGTGTGGGACCTTGTGCACGTGCCGGAGTACGTGCGGCGGTTGCAAGACATGAAAATGGAAGACATAAGAGTAAGCGAGCGCGTGACTGCGTTCATGGTTAGCAGCCACGTCGTGTCGTTCAGAAAGCCCACTCAACACGTGCATGGCCCACCTGAGGTTAGGTTGGATTGGAGATTCTGCTGA